Genomic DNA from Leucobacter triazinivorans:
ACGCGCCCGGCCGATACGACCTCTCCCGCGTAGACGGCGATGTCCGGCTTGCCGCCCGAGGCCTCGACGACCGCTGCCGCCTCGTCCTCGCGCGATGCACCGGCGACGATGCGGATGCGCCCGCCGGCCCGGGGGCCTCGGCGCTCGGCGAGCTGGTGCACGCGCGCGGCCCAGGCGGTGGCGTCCTCGAAGCGCACCTCCACGCCGGCCGCGGCGAGCGCCGCGAGGAGCGGCTGCGGCAGTGCGATCGGCGTGCTCACCGCGGGCGTCGATCCCGCCGCGAGACCCGCCGCGATCGCGCGCACGGCGCGGTGCAGCGGGGCGTCGGCGGCGATCCGGATCGTCACCGGCACTGGCAGGTAGCGCAGCAGATTGCGCTCCACGCCGAGCTGGGAGGCGTCGCGCGCGATCCCGAACTCGTCGTCCCATGCCGCGGCGTCCGAGCCGAGCGCGGCCCGGAGCCAGTCGAGCTCCGCCCCGGCCACGCCGGCTTGCTGGGCCGCGGTGAGCAGCGGCGCCGCGGCCGGCCGTGGCGCCCGGAGCTCGCCCGCGACGGGCGCGTCGGTCCAGTCGCCGAGGCCGTGCAGGTAGTTGGGGCCGCCGGCCTTGGTGCCGGCGCCGATGGCCGACTTCTTCCAGCCGCCGAACGACTGCCTGCGCACGATCGCGCCGGTGATGCCCCGGTTGACGTACAGGTTGCCCGCCTCGACGCGCCGCAGCCACAGGGCCAGCTCGTCGCGGTCGAGGGAGTGCAGGCCGCTCGTGAGGCCGTAGTCGATCTCGTTGACCATGTCGATCGCCTCGTCGAGGGTCTCCGCGGTCATGATCCCGAGGATCGGGCCGAAGTACTCGGTGAGGTGGTATTCGGATCCGCGTCGCACCCCGTCGCGCACGCCCGGGCTCCAGAGCTTGCTTCTGCCCTGCGCGTCGCGCGCCAGCGGGCTGTCGCTCTCGACAGGCGCGGGCTCGATGAGCCACTCCTCGCCCGGGCCCAGCGTCGTGAGCCCGCGCAGCAGCTTGCCGTCGGGGGCGTTGATGACCGTGCCCATCTGGGTCTCGAGGTGCTCGGGGGTGCCGACCTTGAGCGATCGGACGGCGTCGAGCAGCTGGCCGCGGAAGCGCTTCGACGTGGCGACGGAGCCGACGAGGATCACGAGAGAGGCCGCTGAGCACTTCTGTCCGGCGTGACCGAATGCCGACAGCGCCACATCCTTCGCCGCGAGGTCGAGGTCGGCGTTCGGGGTGACGATCACCGCGTTCTTGCCGCTGGTTTCGGCGAGGATCGGCAGATCGCTGCGGAATTCGCGGAACTTCACGGCAGTCTCGTACGCGCCGGTGAGGATGAGGCGGTCCACGCGCCGATCGCCGACGAGCCTCGCTCCGAGCTCGCGCTCGTCGAACTGCACGAGCTGCAGTACGTCGCGGGGCACACCGGCCTCCCACAGCGCCTCGACCATCACGGCGCCCGATCGCGCCGAGCTCGCGGCCGGCTTGATGATCACGGAGGATCCCGCAGCCAGCGCCGAGAGCACGCCCCCGGCGGGGATGGCCACGGGGAAGTTCCACGGCGGGATGACCGCGATCAGCTTCTGCCGGCGGAACTCCGCGCCGTCGACCCGGTCGAGCAGCTGGCCGAGCATCGCGTAGTAGTTGGCGAAGTCGATCGCCTCGGACACCTCGGGGTCGCCCTGATCCAGCGTCTTGCCGCACTCCGAGCCCATCACCTCGAGCAGCTCGGCGCGCCTCGCTTCGAGTCGCTCGCCGGCCCGGAAGAGAATGCGCGCGCGCTCATCGGTGCCGAGCGCCTGCCAGCCGTCGGCGGCCGCGACCCCGCGCTCCACGGCTGCGTCGAGCTGCGCCTCGTCGCCGATACGCGACGAGGCGACGAGCTCAGCGCCGAGGCGCGAGTCGACCATGCGGCTGGCGATCCCGCGCCCCCAGGCGCGATTCCCGGGCAGATCGGGATCGGTGTCGGCCGTGTTGTCGAACTCGCCCCGACGGCCGGCTTCGATGCGCGCCTCGATGCGGGCCTCGGCGCCGGCCTCGTCGTACTCGCGCCGATCCTGCACCCGGTTCGGCGGCGGGACCCTGAGCGATGCTTCGGTGCCGTCACCAGTGATGGCCGAGAGATCGTCGAGCGACGCGAGGAAGCGCTGCTTCTCGCGCTCGAACAGGGCGGGGCTGTCGTTCAGCTCGAACACGGCCGACATGAAGTTCTCCTGGCTGGCCCCCTCCTCGAGGCGGCGGATCAGGTAGGCGATCGCCACGTCGAACTCCTGGGGATGCACCACCGGCGTGTAGAGCAGC
This window encodes:
- a CDS encoding proline dehydrogenase family protein; translated protein: MSSRVAGTATRPQDLADEAVRLVQRWLREAAEVPADPSAERLAGVLRDPNGLDFTVGFVDGVVRPEDLSAAAKKLNELTPLTPAFLPAPMRGAIGLGGALAKPLPGIVVPIARKVLRQMVSHLIIDASDARLGPAIAKVTRDGVRLNINLLGEAILGQREAERRLAGTHALLARDDVDYVSIKVSSTVAPHNHWAFDEAVAHIEEQLVPLFERANAASPKKFINLDMEEYKDLDLTIAVFKRILERPEFAELEAGIVLQAYLPDALGAMIDLQEWAAARVSGGGAPIKVRIVKGANLPMEHVDAAIHGWPVATWGTKQDSDTSYKAVIDYALTPERVRNVRIGVAGHNLFDVALAWLLAKARGAQAGIEFEMLLGMATGQAEAVKREVGSLLLYTPVVHPQEFDVAIAYLIRRLEEGASQENFMSAVFELNDSPALFEREKQRFLASLDDLSAITGDGTEASLRVPPPNRVQDRREYDEAGAEARIEARIEAGRRGEFDNTADTDPDLPGNRAWGRGIASRMVDSRLGAELVASSRIGDEAQLDAAVERGVAAADGWQALGTDERARILFRAGERLEARRAELLEVMGSECGKTLDQGDPEVSEAIDFANYYAMLGQLLDRVDGAEFRRQKLIAVIPPWNFPVAIPAGGVLSALAAGSSVIIKPAASSARSGAVMVEALWEAGVPRDVLQLVQFDERELGARLVGDRRVDRLILTGAYETAVKFREFRSDLPILAETSGKNAVIVTPNADLDLAAKDVALSAFGHAGQKCSAASLVILVGSVATSKRFRGQLLDAVRSLKVGTPEHLETQMGTVINAPDGKLLRGLTTLGPGEEWLIEPAPVESDSPLARDAQGRSKLWSPGVRDGVRRGSEYHLTEYFGPILGIMTAETLDEAIDMVNEIDYGLTSGLHSLDRDELALWLRRVEAGNLYVNRGITGAIVRRQSFGGWKKSAIGAGTKAGGPNYLHGLGDWTDAPVAGELRAPRPAAAPLLTAAQQAGVAGAELDWLRAALGSDAAAWDDEFGIARDASQLGVERNLLRYLPVPVTIRIAADAPLHRAVRAIAAGLAAGSTPAVSTPIALPQPLLAALAAAGVEVRFEDATAWAARVHQLAERRGPRAGGRIRIVAGASREDEAAAVVEASGGKPDIAVYAGEVVSAGRVEMLPHLREQAVSITAHRFGTPNRLSEGLI